In the genome of Calothrix sp. PCC 6303, the window TAAATATTGGTGGGTCATTTGTGGGGACAACGGCGAATAGTATTAAATTTGCTGATGGAGTGGAATTTAGTGCAACTAATCCCAGTTCAACACCGTTACTAACGATGAGTGTTCCTATTGGCTTACAAATGGGCAGTAATCCAGGTGCGATCGCAGTTCAAGGAAGAGGTCATGCTCTAACATCTGTCAGCACTATTGCCCCCATCACTCAAAACCCAAGTGCTTCAGAATTGAGAGTAAAACCAGGAAAAACCTTGGCACTGGTAGGGGGCAACTTAAATCTCACCGGGGCAACCTTGAACGCACCTCAAGGACGGGTAGAATTGGGAAGCTTAAGCGGAGTCGGAATGGTTAGTTTGAATCCTATCTCCCAAGGTTATCAGTTAGGTTATGAGAGCGGACAAAGCTTTGCAGATATCCAACTCACTCAAAAATCGTTGCTCACTATAGGAGCATTACCAACTGTAGGGGCATTAAATGCTGGTTCCGTACAGTTGCAGGGAAAACACATTCAAATCAGCGATGGTTCAATTATATATTCCAAAAATCTGGGAAATGTCGCTGGGGGTGAAGTTTTTTTACAAGCTTCAGAAGGGATTGATATTGTGGGGACAACAGCCAACGCCCAAATTCGTAGTGGCATCCGCTCTGAGGGCTTGAATACTGGTACAGGTTCACCCATCCATATCATCACTCCTCACTTAACTGTCTCCCAAGGTGCAGGAGTCAACAACAATGCTTTCGGATTCGCTGCCAGTGGCGACATTCAGATTGATGCTGGGACAGTCGAGTTATCTGGTTTCTCTTCCATCAATCCCACTGGAGTAACAGCTCTGACTACAACTACCCGAACTGGTAAATCAGCAGGCAATCTCTCTATTAACAGTAATAATTTAGTCGTTTCTGGGGGAGCAGCCATCTCTTCAGTCACATTTGCAACTGGTTCCACGGGGCAAGTAACTATTCGCAGTCAGAGTACCACTGTTACAGGAGACAACCCGGCAGGACTCTATAGCAACATTAGTGCAATCACTTATGGTACAGGTAATGCCCAAACCTTAACTTTGGATACAAAGCGATTACAACTGCTCAATGGAGGAGCGGTTGCTACTACATCCTTCTTGATTGGTGAAGCTGGAAATTTAAACATTAATGCGACGGAATCCATTCTAATTGACGGACGCAGCCAAACTAATAATAGCAGTATTAACTCAGCCGTCCTTTCCCCTCCAGCATTACTCCAACAGTTATTCAATTTGCCCAAGGTTCTTTCAGCGAATGCGGGAACTGTGAATATAAACACCCCGACTCTAACACTGAGCAATGGTGGTGCAGTTAGTGTAACCAACCAAGGTACAGGTAACGGTGGTGACATAAAAATATCTGCCAATAAAATATTCTTAGATACTCAAGGTAGTATTCAAGCTCAAACAGCATCTGGTGAGGGAGGCAATATTACCTCACAAGTCAGCGATGTATTGTTGCTACGCCATAATAGCTTGATTAGTGCAACATCGGCGGGTAACGGTAATGGAGGTAATATTAATATCAATACACCAATTCTTGTTGGCTTAGAAAATAGCGATATTATTGCCAATGCATTCAAAGGTAAAGGTGGCAATATTGACATTACAACTCAAGATATTATTGGTTTAGAATTCCGCGATACTCTCACCCCCAGAGAAGACCTTACGAACGATATTACAGCTAGTTCTCAATTTAGTATCAACGGCAATGTAGAAATTAATAATGTTGCTGTTGACCCCAACTCCGGTTTAATTGAACTACCAGCAAATCTCAGCGATTCATCACAACAAATAGCCAGTGCTTGTTCAGGGAATCAAGGTAGTAGTTTTGTGGCTACGGGAAGAGGGGGAATACCGCAAAATCCTAATCAAGATGTGAAGAGCGATACCTCATCTGGGCTATATAGTCTACGCACTTGGTCTGATGTCCGTGATATTTCTGCATATCAGAAAACACAACCAGTACAGGCACAAATTCCTCAATTACCAGAAACCCTTGTTCAAGCCACTGGTTGGTATCGTAATGCCCAAGGGAAAATTCAATTAGTTGCAGATAAATCTTCGACTCAAATGCAACAACAATTAACCTGTGCTGCTATTCCTCAAAATTGATTACGTTATAAAAAATACTTTACTGGGAAACCTATATACATAGGTGAAAACGGAGATGGGGTGATGAAAGTAACTTGGGCTGGGTTTAGTTTAATTAGTGGAGTATTAGCCTGTGGGATTTACAGCACTTCGGTTAACGCTCAAGTAATTCCCGATGGAACTTTAAAAACAACCGTCTTAGAAAATGGTAATAACTTCACCATCACTGAGGGAAATCGGGTTGGTAATAATCTATTTCACAGTTTCAGTCAATTTTCAATACCCAGCAAAGGTTCTGCATTCTTTAACAACGCTTCAGACATTCAAAATATTTTTAGTCGTGTGACTGGTGGTAGTGTTTCCAATATTGACGGTTTAATTAAGGCAAACGGTAGCGCAAATTTATTTTTGCTCAATCCGAGTGGAATGATATTTGGACAAAATGCCTCCTTGAATATAGGTGGTTCCTTTGTGGGAACAACCGCGAATAGTATCAAGTTTGCCGATGGGATTGAATTTAGTGCGGTGAATCCCACGGGTACACCGTTGTTGACGATGAGCGTGCCTATTGGCTTACAAATGGGCACAAATTCAGGAAACATTCAATTACAAGGAAAGGGACATCAATTGACAGGAGGAGGATTCACCCCTGTAATTCGGGATAATAACCAATCAACCTTAGAAGTGAATTCCGGACAAGCGATCGCATTAGTTGGGCAAAATGTCACTTTGTCAGGTGGGGTTTTAACTGCTGAAAATGGCAGAGTTGAAGTAGGTGCAGTCAAAGCAGGCACAGTTAATATTAATTCCACATCCTCAGATTTTCAATTGGATTATACAAATATTGAGAGTTTTGGAGATATTCAACTTGTAAATCAGTCTTTACTAGATGCAAGTGGATTAACTAGTCGTGGAATTCAATTACAAGGGAACAATATTAGTCTGAAAGATGGTTCTGCTGCCTTGATTCAAACTGTGGGAAGCCAAGAACCTAATATTATTAGCGTTGATGCAAAAGGTGTTTTAGACCTTTCTGGAGATGTGAGAATAGCGCCAGATTTAGGAATTGTTACAGGAGTTATTTCTAGTCGCTTGATGACTGAAAATCTAGGTTTAGGGAAAGGTGCTGATATTGATATTTATGCCGGAGATTTACATCTAAATGACGGAGGTTTTGTCCTGGGAAGAACTTATGGTTTTGACTCTGGAGGTAATATTAATGTAAATGTTGCCAGAGATATTCAAATTAATCGTGTAGCACAGCTAAATCCGGTTCTTAATAGTGGAGTTTTGACCACTAACTTTAGCCCGAAAAAATCTGGCAATGTGAACATCACTGCATCGAATATAAAAATTACAGATGGCGGCTTAATTAATACTACCAATTTTGCACAAGGTGATAGTGGCAACGTCAATCTGAATGTTGCTGGAACTATAGAAGTTAAGGGTGTAGAGTCAAGAAATTTATCTCCTTCTAATATTGGATCAACTGTATTTGGCAAAGGTAATGGTGGTTCTTTGAATCTCAATACATCCAGACTGATTGTAGAGAATGGAGCAAGTGTTACTACTTCAACCTTCAGTAGTGGTGCTGGTGACAAAATAACCATTAATGCTTCCAAATCAATAGAAGTTAGGGGTCGTAGTCCAAATGGTGAACGACCAAGCAGTATTACCGCATCAGCTCCAATTTTTCCAATAACTTTTCGCCAAACATTTAGACTTCCTGATCTCCCTACTGGAAATGCTAGCAGTTTAACCATTAACACTCCTACATTGCTAATAGATAATGGAGCAAGAGTTGCTGTTAATAATGAAGGATCGGGAAATGGCGGAATTTTAAATATCAATGCCAATTCTTTACGACTCGACAACAAGGGTCAAATAATTGCTAATACTGCTTCTGGGGAAGGTGGTAACATCAACCTAAATCTCAAATCTGACTTGATTTTACGAAACAACAGCCTCATTTCGACAGAAGCTAAAGGAACTAGGAACGGTGGCAACATCACTATTAATGCTCCCATAATTTTGGGGTTAGAAAACAGCGATATGATTGCCAATGCATTTAAAGGCAAGGGTGGCAATATTGAAATTAGAACTCAAGATATTATTGGTTTAGAATTCCGCGATACCCTCACCCCTACGAAAGACCTTACTAACGATATTACTGCTAGTTCCGAATTTAATGTTAATGGCACAATCCGAATTAATAATGTTGGCGTTGACCCCAATTCTGGTTTAATTGAGTTACCTGAAAATGTCACCGATCCATCGCAACAAATAGCTAGTGGTTGTTCTACAAATCAAGGTAGTAGTTTTGTCGCCACAGGAAAAGGGGGAATACCGCAAAATCCAAGTCTTGATGTGAGGAGCGATACCTCCGCTGGGCTATATAGCCTACGCACTTGGTCGGATATCCGTGACATCTCGGCATTCCGCACAACTCAGTCAGTACAAGCCCAAATTCCTAAATTACCAGAAACCCTCGTTCAAGCCACTGCTTGGTATCGTAATGCACAGGGAAAAATTGAATTAGTTGTAGATAAATCTTCTAACCAAGTACAACAATTAACCTGTGCTGCAATTTCTCAAAATTGATTACGTTATAAAAAATACTTTACTGGGAAACCTATATACATAGGTGAAAACGGAGATGGAGTGATGAAAGTAACTTGGGCTGGATTTAGTTTAATTAGTGGAGTATTAGCCTGTGGGATTTACAGCACTTCGGTTAACGCTCAAGTAATTCCCGATGCAACTTTGAAAACAACCGTCTTAGAAAATGGTAACAACTTCACCATCACTGACGGGAATAGAGTTGGTAATAATTTATTTCACAGTTTCAGCCAATTTTCTATTCCCAGCAAAGGTTCTGCATTCTTCAACAACGCTTCAGATATACAGAATATTTTTAGTCGTGTGACTGGTGGTAGTGTTTCCAATATTGACGGTTTAATTAAGGCAAACGGTAGCGCAAATTTATTTTTGCTCAATCCCAGTGGAATTATATTTGGACAAAATGCCAGCTTAAATATTGGTGGTTCCTTTGTTGGCACTACTGCCGAAAGTTTATTATTTGCAGATGGTTCCAAGTTTAGTGCTACAAATCCAGTGGATTCACCTTTACTCACCATAAGTGTGCCAGTTGGCTTGCAAATTGGCAGTAAGTCTAGTTCCATTAACGTTAATGGTGCAAAATTAGCAATTCCAGCAAAAAATACATTTGCATTGGTGGGAAATAACTTAACTTTTGACAAGAGTACGATTACTGCTAGCGATAGCAGAGTTGAATTAGGGAGCGTCGCTGCAAATAATATTGTGGGGCTGTCTACAAACACTGCTGGATTTAACTTAGATTACAATGCGGTGACTCAGTTCCAAAATATGAACTTTAGTAACGCAGCTAAAATTGATGCAAGTGGAAAGCAAGGTGGTGCAATTGTTCTTCAAGGACAAAAAATAACCCTGTCTGATTCTTCAACTATCACTTCCCACACTTCAGGTACAAGTTCAGGACAAGGTATTCTAGTCAAAGCCTCAGATTCCCTTGAAATAATTGGTAGAGCAGCTCTTTCCAACACAGGCATTGCTGCTGACTCCCAAGTAAATGCTACAGGACGAGGTGGTGATATCACAATCGAAGCACCTATTGTCAATATTTTAAATGGTGCCCAAATTAACACCCGTACTCATGGAATTGGAGATTCGGGTAATATTGCCGTCAAGAGTACAACTGTTAATGTGATTGGGGAAGCAATCCATGTGCCTACAAGACTGCGATTTAGTGCAAGTACCATCGCATCGAATACGATGAATGGTTCCAAAGGTGGGGGTGGTAATGTCACAGTTGATGCCACACAAGTTAATATTCGTAATGGGGCTGAACTTCGCTCTAGTGCCAGAGGAACAGGTGATGGTGGTAATATCATCGTTACAGCAAAGAACTTAAATGTGACAGGTGAAACGGCAACAAATGAACCTGCTTTTTTGACAGGAATGAGTACTAGCATCCGTGAAAATGCAACAGGTAGGGGTGGAGATATTATTCTCAATGTCGAAAAACTAGAGGTATTGAATGGTCCTGGTATTCGGACTGGTACTTATGGTGAAGGTATTTCGGGGGATATCATCGTTAATGCTAACGAAGTAACATTAGCTGGGAGTTCTTCCGCAGGAGTTTCAACACGATTTTTTGCATCCACAAACGGTAACTATGATGTAGTTACGACCAAACTGATTAGTTTAGGTAAAGGACAAGGTGGTAATATTTTTCTGAATACTGCCAAGCTTAACTTACTGGACGGAGGGCGAATTTCGACTTCAACTGAAACCTACGGTCAAGCTGGAAATATTTCGATTCAAGCTAATATCATCAATATTGCAGGTGTAAGTCAAGTACCAAGTGGTCAACTGCGTTATACCCTTGATGCGACTGGTCCAAGTGGTTTGTCTGCCTCTTCTACAGGTCCTGGTACTGCGGGTTCAGTATATGTTACCACCCAGGATTTGAGTCTTAGCGATCGCGGCGAAATTGTAGTTAGCGGACTAGGTTCGGGAGATGCTGGTAATATGCTGATTCAAAGTAATCGTATCAATTTGGATCTAGCTAGTAAACTTCGTTCTGAAAGCAATGCAGTTGAAGGAGGCAATATTGATCTGCAAGTGCGTGATGTTTTGCTGATGCGTCGTGGCAGTTTCATCAGTGCAGAAGCGGGTGGTACTGGTAATGGTGGTAATATCACGATTAATGCGCCTAATATTATTGGTTTAGAAAATAGCGATATTATTGCCAATGCGGTGAAAGGTCGAGGTGGGAATATTCAAATTGCAACTCAGGGAATTATAGGTTTAGAATACCGTAACCTCCTCAATCCTATAGAAGTTTCTAGTAACGATATCACCGCTAGTTCCAAATATAATGTGAATGGAACGGTACAAATAAATAACGTTGGTATTGATCCCAACTCCGGGTTAATTGAACTGCCAGAAAATGTCACCGATTCGTCACAACAAATAGTTAGTGGTTGTTCTGAGAATCAAGGTAGTAGTTTTGTGGCAACGGGAAGGGGTGGAATCCCGCAAAATCCAAGTCTTGATGTGAGGAGCGATACCTCCGGTGGACTATATAGCCTACGCACTTGGTCGGATATCCGTGATATTTCTGCATATCGGAAAACACAACCAGTACAAGCCAAAATTCCCCAAACTCCAGAAACCCTTGTTCAAGCTACTGGTTGGTATCGTAATGCCCAAGGAAAAATTGAATTAGTTGCTGATAAATCTTCTACCCCAGCGCAACAATTAAGCTGTGCTGCGGTTTCCAGATAAGATGAATTATACTGTTTCGTTGATTCCTTCCTGTTAACAAAGTTTGGAGGGTTAATTCCCAACAATCAAGGACGACAGCGCGTTTTGTGTCGGTGTCTAAATCTTCCGTATAGCCCTACCTACGGGCATTCCAGAAAGTCGTAGCCTGCCCTTTTAGGGTTTAGTTTGACGTGAAGAAGATCTAAGCGCCAACTTCTCTCCATTACTCATTACTTATACCAATTCAAATAATGATTGCAACACATCAAACAGTAGAGACGTAGCACTGCTACGTCTCTACAAATATCTATCTGTCGCATTGTTTTTTCAAATTGGTATTATTTTTCATCCACTGATTAATTTGAGCAGCCAACTGCTTGAGAATGACGGGTTTGGTCAGATATTCATCCGCTCCTGCGGCTAGACAACGATCCCGATCGCCCATCATCGCCAGAGCAGTTAGGGCGATGATGGGAGTTTTTTGGAAATTGGGCTGCTGACGAATTTGCTGAATGGCTTCTATGCCGTCCATTCCCGGCATTTGAATATCCATCAAAATCAAGTCGGGATCGACATCTTGAAGGAGATCAAGAGCCATCTGACCATCATTAGCAACAAATATTTGATACCCTTTTGCAGTTAAATAACTCGTAATTGTACTGATATTGGCTTCATTATCTTCCACCAGTAAAATTACAGGTAGACTGATGCGATCGCTCTCCTGCATTTCTGCCTGTGTTGTGGTGTTTGATGGAGCGATCGCCGTCGGGTTTGCAGGCAAAATAACCCTAAAGCAACTTCCCACCCCAACCTCACTGGTTAAATGGACTTGTCCACCATGCAGTTCAACCAATTGCTTAACTAGGGCTAAACCTAATCCTGTCCCCTCGTAGCGACGATTGAGGGAACTATCGATTTGCACAAAGGGCTGGAATAATTTATTGATATCTTCGGGCGCAATCCCAATACCTGTATCAATAACACTAATTTCTAAAGTATCTCCTTCACTATAGCGATCGCTAACGGTGTTGATTTGTTGTTGGATATAGTCAACCTGCAAGGTGATTTGTCCGCCATCGGGTGTAAATTTTACGGCATTGTTGAGGAGATTAATTAAAACTTGCCGTATGCGCCTTTCGTCGATACTGATATCTGGCAGGTGGGGAGGAATTTTTAAGTCGAGTTGAATGCGTTTGTTGTAGGCTTGCTGTTTGATAAAGGCAAGGCTGGAATGACAAAGGTTGGTGATATTTGTAGCTAGGCAATCTAGCCCGATTTGACCTGCTTCAATTTTGGCGACATCAAGGATGTCGTTAATTAGTGCCAGCAGATGATTGCTGCTTTTTTCAACGGTTTTGAGTGCTTTTAGTTGGCGATCATTCAACCCACCAAAAACTTGATCTTGAAGTCCTTCCGTCATACCCAAAATCGCATTTAGAGGGGTGCGTAATTCATGGCTCATATTGGCAAGAAATTCGTCTTTGAGGCGGGTCGCACGGATAAGTTCTTCGTTGGTTTGTTGCAGTTGAAGTTCAGCGGCTTTACGATCGGTAATATCAACGATGATCCCATCCCAAACCACGGCTCCATCGTCTTGGCGGTAGGGCATGGAGATCACCTTGACAAACTTTTGTCCACTGGAAGTCACCAGTCTATGCTCAGATAAAAATGGGCTAAGGCTTTGAGCCGATTCCATGATTTTGGCTTGGATGATTGGGATATCATCGGGATGAATTTTCTCCCATAGGTATGCTGAATCTTGCATCACCAGTTCGACGCTAACTTCACCAATCTCGACAACTTGAGGGCTAATGTAGGTCACAGTATCCCGACCATCGGGGTGCAAAACAAATTGATAAATTATGCCGGGGACATTTTCTGTGAGACGGCGAAATTGGGACTGACTATTTTGTAATTCGATTTCCGCTTGCTTACGATCGGTGATATCGAAATTTAGCCCGATCGCTCGCTGGATTTCGCCCCGATCATTTTTCTGCACTAAGGCACTGGAACTGAGAAATCGAATCGTGCCATCGGGATGAATCACCCGAAATTCCGAATCAGTATTGCGATCGCCCTTCAATGCCTGGTCTTGCTCCATCAATACCCGTTTGCGGTCGTCTGGGTGAACCCGCTTGATCCAATCATCGTAATGTCCAGAAAAGTCCTCTGGTGCAATCCCATAGAGGCTGTACATGCGATCGTCCCAAATGAGGCGATCGCCCATAACATCCCACTCCCAAATCCCGACCTTTGCACCTTTAAGTGCAAGTTCTAGCCGTTCGGATAGGGAGTTTAATTGTTGTTCGGCTTGTTTACTTTCGGTACAGTCTAAGACTACCCCATCCCATACCACATCGCCATTATCCAGTCTTTCGATACTAGATGAATTGTGTACCCAGCGCAGCCCGTGCCGTGGTAAAAGTAAACGATATTCGCAGATGAACGGTTCTAGGTTTTCTGCACAGGTTTGGATCTTCTCCCACAGCCAAGGAACGTCATCAGGGTGAATTTTACCCCATACTTGGGTGCTATCTGAGACCGCATCTTCGGGTTCAACTTCAAAGATTTGTCGAATATGGGAACTCACATAGGTCAACTCATCTGTTCCATCAGGATGAAGAACGTACTGATAAATCATCCCCGGTATGCTTTCAGTCATGCGATGGAATTGGGCTTGACTTTCTGCTAGGGCGAGTTCGGCGATTTTGCGATCGGTAATATCAGTTAAAGTGCCTACATGACCAATAACATGACCTGAATCGTCAAATTCGCGGGCGGTCTGAACGTAGAACCAATTAATCGTCCCATCAGGACGCAAATGCCGACCAGTCCAAGTGTTTAAAGTGATTTGATCGGGTCGTCCTTGTTTATTAACTTCAGCCCAGGTTTGGGCGAGATTGGGGCGATCGTCAGGGTGGATCGCCTCAATCCATCCCCGCCCTAAAGCTGATTCCATTGGTCTACCGGTCATTGTACTCCAACACTCGTTGACGTAAGTACAATTTAGTTGGTCATCCATGCGGTAAATAGCGACAGGCGAAGCTGCGGCGAGACTAGCATAGCGACGCTCACTTTCTATGAGGGCGAGTTCGGCAGTTTTGCGATTAGTAATATCAGCTGCAATACCCACCGTGCCTGCTAAATTACCATCTGCATCCCGAAACGGTGTCTTTGTCGTCTCTAACCAGCCCATTTCACCATCGGCTAGGGCAATTCGCTCTTCAACCACTTTGCGCTGGCGGGATTGGAGAACTTGGAAATCATCATCTCGGTAGCCTTGAGCCAGTTCGGCGGGCCAAATGTCATAGTCGGTTTTGCCCACTAGTGCTTCAGGTGTTGAGCCACAAACTTGAGCAAAGGGTTGATTTACTGCGATAAACCGACTTTGTTCATCTTTGATCCAGGCAATGTGGGGCAGATTATTCAGGAGGGCTTCTAGATGATTTTGTTGGAGAATTAGCTGCTTCTCAATGTTTTTGCGATCGCTAATATCCTGATAGGTTCCCAGTACCCCAACTACTTCACCCTGCAAATTGCGTAATGGCAACTTATTGGTTTCTAACCAAATTTGTTGTCCATCGGCTTGGTACTGCGGTTCCACGATGCCGAGTTTGGCTGTCTCAGTGCTGATTACCGTGCGATCGTCTTGGCGATACAGTTCAGCTTCCGTTTCCCCCCAAGGCATTTCATAGTCGGTTTTACCAATCACCATCTCAACACTGGTTACATTGGCATCCCGCAAAAAATGACGGTTACAGCCAAGATAGACCGAATTGCGGTCTTTCCAGAAAATGGATAGGGGGAAGGTGTCCAGCACGGTTTGCAAAAATTGCTCGCGTTCCTGAAGCTCTTGGGTGCGTTGCTGAATCCGACTTTCCAATTCCTCATTCAGATGTTGCAGAGCTTGGGTTGCTTGTTCACGCTCAATGGCAATACCCGCAAGATTTGCAGCTTTGCCCACCGTTTCTATGTCTAGGAATAATGGTTCTTGTGGCTGACGATAATAAATTGCAAAGACTCCTAATAAATTTTCGTCGCTGCCCAAAATTGGCACAGACCAAGAAGCCCGTAAGCCGTGTGGTAATGCCAGATGCCTATAATCCTGCCAGAGGGGATCTTGCTCAATGTCGTTGGCAATTACCATCTCCCGTCGATAAGCTGCTGTGCCGCAAGTCCCGCTACCATCGCCGATTGGTATCTGGGCGATGGAGGCGACATATTCCTGGGGTAAACTGGGTGCGACTGTATCACATAGCCAACCATCTCGACAAAGCATAATCGAGCAACTGCTTCCAGAGATGTAGCTTTCAATATCTCGTAATAAATTTGTCAGAATCCTTCTGATGGGTTCTGCTTTGGCAATCTGTTCGAGAATGGTGTTTTGACTTTCTAGTAGGAATTCAGTGCGTTTGCGATCGCTAATGTCCGTAATCGTGCCCACGTAGCCGATCGGTTGACCCGTCGCATCCCGCTCCATTACCGATTGCCCAAACACCCAACGCTCTGCGCCATCGGGACGTTGAATACGGTACTCAATTCGCATCGGTCGATTTTCACGCAGAGATTGCTCAAATTCTTGGGTGATTCGCTCCATATCTTCAGGACTGTATCCCTGATACCAGGGCTGACCCATCAGTGTGGTTGGCTCAATGCCTATAATTTCACAGTAGCGATCGTTGGCGTAGGTACAAATCCCTTCTAGGTTTGTATGCAATATTCCCACAGGCGTGGCAGCTACTAGGGAAGCATAGCTAATTTCACTGGTTAATTCTGAATTATTTGCTGTTCGGGTACATTCAGCTTGTAATTTCTTCAAGCCATCGTAGGTGACAAGTCCCCTAAGTTGCTGCTGC includes:
- a CDS encoding PAS domain S-box protein, with the protein product MLNLESAILRHPSVVSSDTIVLSAVEKMSGIKDSMPDDKPASCVVVLEAEKVLSVFTERDVIRLVAQQQPIAQLTMREVLTQPPITLPESALEDLAATIDFLQQQQITHLPIVNEQQQLRGLVTYDGLKKLQAECTRTANNSELTSEISYASLVAATPVGILHTNLEGICTYANDRYCEIIGIEPTTLMGQPWYQGYSPEDMERITQEFEQSLRENRPMRIEYRIQRPDGAERWVFGQSVMERDATGQPIGYVGTITDISDRKRTEFLLESQNTILEQIAKAEPIRRILTNLLRDIESYISGSSCSIMLCRDGWLCDTVAPSLPQEYVASIAQIPIGDGSGTCGTAAYRREMVIANDIEQDPLWQDYRHLALPHGLRASWSVPILGSDENLLGVFAIYYRQPQEPLFLDIETVGKAANLAGIAIEREQATQALQHLNEELESRIQQRTQELQEREQFLQTVLDTFPLSIFWKDRNSVYLGCNRHFLRDANVTSVEMVIGKTDYEMPWGETEAELYRQDDRTVISTETAKLGIVEPQYQADGQQIWLETNKLPLRNLQGEVVGVLGTYQDISDRKNIEKQLILQQNHLEALLNNLPHIAWIKDEQSRFIAVNQPFAQVCGSTPEALVGKTDYDIWPAELAQGYRDDDFQVLQSRQRKVVEERIALADGEMGWLETTKTPFRDADGNLAGTVGIAADITNRKTAELALIESERRYASLAAASPVAIYRMDDQLNCTYVNECWSTMTGRPMESALGRGWIEAIHPDDRPNLAQTWAEVNKQGRPDQITLNTWTGRHLRPDGTINWFYVQTAREFDDSGHVIGHVGTLTDITDRKIAELALAESQAQFHRMTESIPGMIYQYVLHPDGTDELTYVSSHIRQIFEVEPEDAVSDSTQVWGKIHPDDVPWLWEKIQTCAENLEPFICEYRLLLPRHGLRWVHNSSSIERLDNGDVVWDGVVLDCTESKQAEQQLNSLSERLELALKGAKVGIWEWDVMGDRLIWDDRMYSLYGIAPEDFSGHYDDWIKRVHPDDRKRVLMEQDQALKGDRNTDSEFRVIHPDGTIRFLSSSALVQKNDRGEIQRAIGLNFDITDRKQAEIELQNSQSQFRRLTENVPGIIYQFVLHPDGRDTVTYISPQVVEIGEVSVELVMQDSAYLWEKIHPDDIPIIQAKIMESAQSLSPFLSEHRLVTSSGQKFVKVISMPYRQDDGAVVWDGIIVDITDRKAAELQLQQTNEELIRATRLKDEFLANMSHELRTPLNAILGMTEGLQDQVFGGLNDRQLKALKTVEKSSNHLLALINDILDVAKIEAGQIGLDCLATNITNLCHSSLAFIKQQAYNKRIQLDLKIPPHLPDISIDERRIRQVLINLLNNAVKFTPDGGQITLQVDYIQQQINTVSDRYSEGDTLEISVIDTGIGIAPEDINKLFQPFVQIDSSLNRRYEGTGLGLALVKQLVELHGGQVHLTSEVGVGSCFRVILPANPTAIAPSNTTTQAEMQESDRISLPVILLVEDNEANISTITSYLTAKGYQIFVANDGQMALDLLQDVDPDLILMDIQMPGMDGIEAIQQIRQQPNFQKTPIIALTALAMMGDRDRCLAAGADEYLTKPVILKQLAAQINQWMKNNTNLKKQCDR